ttcctagTCAGGGAAGAGGTggaggtgagaacatgtgagggaaacagcacagagacaccaaggtcagtggagacGGAGGGGTGGGAAGTGCTCAGCGCCGGAGccaagattcctctgcaggccatgGTGAAGACCATGGTGTGAAGTGTTTTCTcagtccttatctcaactcatgaacccttcatttaattttttttccctcctctgcccagctgtggcaggggagggttAGTGAGTGACTTTTGTGGGTGCTTGGCACTTGGCCAGTGTCAAATCATGGCAGCCTCTCTCTGCTTCAGCCTTTCCCATGTTATCAGCTTCATTTGGCTCAGCTTGGTATTTCTACATAGCAGGGAACAAACTGGCAATGCCAGGGGGAATGTTTTGTCTTATGCCCAAGAAGATTTTGATTCCCATCCACTTCCAGGTGGGAAAGGTGGGATGGTTTAAGAGCATATGAGAGCAGTATAAGGTCTCTTCTATCTAGGCTGCCCCACCTGTCAGCCAGCAGGTCTGTGGGATTGTGTCCTGTTCCTAGTGGGGCAATTCCCAGAGCAGAAATACCAAATCTAGTCCAGGCAAAGCAGAAGGGGCATGAGCTCTGGGActttgctcagctgctgtggccCTGGATCTCATCCTAGTCAGGGGGCAGGGAAAAGAGCACTTGGAAAGCCAAGTTGTGTTTATTCCAAGGAAGGGTTTCCATTTTTAGGAAACATTTTCggaaacatttttatgtttgcaACATGGACCAGAAAAACATGAACATGGTCTGTGTGGCCCTTTTGGGCACAGGTGTGTCTGTCCCTTGGGGCTGTGCCCTCCCTCACAGCTTCTGCTCTGGCCTGGCTCAAATTGTGTCCCGATGGTTCTGTGACAGCTCAGACACAGGACAGAATTGTgtcccctgtgcctgctggaGACTCCTGAAAAAGCCCCCTGACTTTTCAGCACAGATGTGGGGAAAAGGCTGGGCAAGTGGGAGGAAAGACGGGAGGAAACATTTTATTGCTAATgtttaaaacagttttcagaaatgcaaagtaAAGAACTCCCTCAAGCCAGTACCTCTTAGTAATTAGAATTATTCCTCTGTGGGATGCAGGTACCATCACAGCAGGAATAAGCTGCTCAGGGATATCTACTCAGGGATAGCTGAGTAGAACAGCACCTGAGGGGTTGTGGAAACacctgaggggctgtgggagcacctgaggggctgtgggaacacctgaggggctgtgggagcacctgaggggctgtgggaacacctgaggggctgtgggaacacctgaggggctgtggaaacaccagaggggctgtggaatcaccagaggggctgtgggaacACCTGAGGGGTTGTGGGAGCACCAGAGGGGCTGTGGAATCacctgaggggctgtgggaacatctgaggggctgtgggaacACCTGAAGGGCTGTGGAATCacctgaggggctgtgggaacACCTGAAGGGCTGTGAAAACACCTGAGGGGCTGTGGAATCACCAGAGGGGCTGTGGAATCACCTGAGGGGTTGTGGGAGCACCTGAGGGTCTGTGGGAACACCTGAGGGGTTGTGGGAGCACCTGAGGGGCTGTGGAATCACCAGAGGGGCTGTGGAATCACCAGAAGGGTTGTGGGAACAtctgaggggctgtgggaacACCTGAGGGGTTGTGGGAGCACCTGAGGGGTTGTGGGAACAtctgaggggctgtgggaacacctgaggggctgtggaaacacctgaggggctgtggaatcaccagaggggctgtgggaacacctgaggggctgtgggaacatctgaggggctgtgggagcacaCCCCAGTCACTGCCACTGCCAGCAATGTGTGCAGAGGGTCCCACTGTGACACTAAAGCTTTAGAGTTCAGTGTGGTTCTCAGGTGAGTTCTGGACCACCCACCAGTTGACCAAGCCTGTACTATCCAGGCAGGAGTGTGGCATTCCTGCTCAGTGTTTGAAAACCCAAAGGCTGTGTCTGTCACAGGAAGGGTGCAGTGGCATCCAGGTTAAAAAGTAtcaattttaaagtaattttccagAGGTTTCTTGTTTGGATTTCTGGTTGAttagctttggggtttttgtttggagtgctttggattttttgtttctctgaggTAACTTCCCCAGTCTTTTTCCTTGTgtaatttctgctgtgtttcctgctgctcctttctaGGGGCTCTTCAGAGAGGGGTTCATTGGTCAGACTCTGAAATGCCCAGTGACACTGGACTGAGGGTGTTTCTAGGACATTTTAGAATCCAGAACGGCTGAGGAGGGCTGAGGGGCTCACAACCTGTCTGGACAGGAGCAAGAGCCCAACCCAACAGGTGGgttacagaaacatttctttccctgaagaGTAAAATCAGCATGTGTTGTGCATTAAGAAATGGCAAACTGCTCCCAACAAGGCTGTGTGCCTCCCAAGTCCCAGTTCCCACTCTCCAGTGGGTTTCTTTTGGAGCAGGTTAGATATTGTTGGATATCTCTTGGTAACTGAGCCAAAGATGAGCAGGTTTGTGTTCAGCTGACATCCAGCTGACATAGGTTGTGTGACTGCAGGtgtgccctgcctgtgccatctcccctgccccagtgagcccctgctcctggctctggcACAGTGCTGGACACTGCTGTGCCCCATGTACGCAGCTGTAGATTTGGCCACTGCCCCCACACCCACAGAACCATTtgaggctgctcccagctgcagacCCCCAGCTGGAAGAGGGGACTGAGGCAGCCCCACATCCCCAGCCAGTCCTCAGCCACCATCACCCAGGGCCACACCACATGCAACAGCTGCAGAGGGCAATTTTACTGGCCATAAACAAAGCATTTCTGGTGAGTTCAGTGCCACTagctctcagctctgtgctgagacCTCTGTGTCTGACTGCAGCACTGAGGCCATGGGTGGCCTGTGCAAGCCACTGTGCTTATGTACAAAGTGCTGCAGAGcctccctggcagcctggggaaACCCAGCAGACACCAGATTTAAAGCCAAGGCACGTGGGAACGCTGGACAGTGGCACAGCCCCTCTTGCCCAGGCCAGGTTTTGCAGTCCAAGGCACTGTCCTTGTTCTGCACAGGGCAGAGACTCAAGACTTTGGGCAGCCCTGAGGCACAGCTCGTGGCCATGCCCAGGGCCAGCACGTCTGGCACCACATTATTAGCTTTTTGCAGGGTTCCCTGGCCatagcacagctgctgcagggcctgtgctgagctcagcacacagtgtctgaaaaataaagacagaatcCTGGACCTGTAGCCTTGTTCCTGACTTTATTTTGCCATTCTGCTATCAGTGACGTGCTGAGGGTGACGAGTGACAGCAGTGTGCCACATGCTTAGGCTGGGAGCCCCAGGCTCCCCGTGCTGTCACAGATGTCCCACAGATGGACACCGCAGTGCCAGCGCCGTGTGGGCAGCCTgtggcagccctggcactgctcaggcATTGTTGCCTGCGGAGCCTGCTGTGCCAGCCACCCGCACAACCTTCCGCAGGGCCCCCCACACCTCCTGGTTGCGAAGGCTGTAGATGAGGGGGTTGAGCATGGGGGTGATGATGCAGTACAACACGGAGACCAGTACATCAGCTGCTGGGGAGTAACCTGAGCTGGGCCGGTTGTAGTTCAGGTTGGCTGTCATGAAGTACAGGGTGACCACGAGCAGGTGTGCAGAGCAGGTGGAGAAGGCCTTGCGCCGGCTGGTGGCCAGTGGCATCCCCAGGATGGTGGCCAGGATGCAAAGGTAGGAGATTACAACAAACAGGAAGGGACTGAGTCCCACAAAGATGCTGGACACATGCAGGGCCAGCTCATTGGGGCGGGTGTTGCTGCAGGTGGCCCCCAGCAGCGGCGGCACGTCGCAGAagatgtgctggagctgggcagcccCGCAGAACGAGAGCCGGGTCGCCAGGAGGGTGTGCACGGCTGAGtccagcagcccccagagccagcaggcagcagcagctgctgcacaggtgCTGTGGCTCAGGGCCTGGGCGTAGTGCAGGGGCTGGCACACGGCAACGTAGCGGTCGTAGGCCATGAGAGCGAGCAGCGCGCACTCGGCCCCCGCGCACCACATCAGGAGGAACATCTGCGCCAGGCACCCGCCGTAGGAGATGGTTGCCTGTGGGCGCAGAGTGTTTGCCAGGATCTTGGGCACCGTCACTGAGGAGTAGCAAAGGTCTAAGCAGGACAGGTGACTAAGGAAAAAGTACATGGGGCTGTGGAGATGGGGATCGAGGGACACGAGGGAGAGTATTGCAGAGTTCCCCAGCAGCGTGGCCAGGTAGATGGtcaggaaaagagcaaagaagAAGGGCCGGCTGTGGGGAAAGCCCAAGAGCACAAATTCCATCACCTGAGTCTGGTTCATACCTGCCGTGGGGCAAGCTGGATCAGTCTTTGGGCAGAAATGAGCATCTGGAGGTGGGGGGGACTGTGAGCCAGGGGACTAAAGCACAGCCTCCCATGAGGCAAGGAGGTCACTAGTGGAAGGGCTCTGGTCCCGTCTTTGTAGTTGTTGGAAATTTCCCAAGTTCAGATTTCACAGACACTTGGATTTTGGAGTTCAAAGAGCTGTCATCCAGTGTTGGGTACCTGACTGCAGAAGAAGCACATGGAAAAACCCAAGAGCAGGGGGCATCCACCCACACCTCTTGGAGTTCCTAACCCTAACCCTACCCAGCCCCTAGTCCTGATGATTATTCCAAGCATGTGTCTCTCCCCCTCCTGAATGTATTTATGGCGAGTAGATGTTTCCCTGCCCCTGGACAGGTTGCAGAATTCTCTAGATGCCACAGCCACTAAGCTTGCTcttctccagccctgggctggggataTGCCATCACCCTGTGCcagttaaaaaatgtttatttctttatcctgttttctgctctgtaatAACCAGCTCTCACAAAGCAAGCATTCCACTTTGAAAAGTAAGGTTCCAACAAAGAACAGCTCATCACATGGGGTTTGTTTGAGCCACAGGAAAATTTAAGCCATCAGGGATCTCCTGGCCTGGAACTCCCAACCTTTTTTCCATCATCCTATTTCAATTTTCACCCTGACACAATAGTTTTGCTCACTTTCACATGGAGCTGTGATCACCATGCCCAAGAGATGGAGGAGGCACAAGGAAGCATTTACAGTTCAGAACTTCAGCCAAGGGCTGATGGAGGTGGTGTGTGCTGGGTGCTTatggccagggctgctgctgcccaccctgccatgCCCCAGACTCCATGGGTGGGGCCAAGGTGCTTCAGTGggaaaagaccaaaaaaagaaaaaagaaagaaaaaagaaagcatccCGCCTTCCTCCTTATAAAAGTACTTTTAGCAACAGAAGTCAATTGTCGTGTCTGTTCAGGAGATTAAACAATCTAATTTAGTTTCAAGGTTCCCTTGCTTTAGACCCATTAGTCTGGTTTTAATTTCCCTGACCAAAGCCTGTATCTGTGCATCAGTCATGCATTTATAACATTAAGTGCTGGAGAATTCGCTGGTGGGAGTTTGTTTCTTGTAGCTGCTTACCACAGGAAATTGTCAAAGCACTGTTAAAACTGTGCATGTTTTCTGTTGGAATTGCTCCATTGTCACTTCTGTCTCATTCATAATTTTCAGGTCCTCCAGCTGAAGACTATCCTGTTCCGAGGGTATTTTCTCCCTGTGCACTGGGAGCAATACCAGGGCTTGTTAAGCAGAAGCAGAATTAAGTTCtgattaatttctctttcacttgttagtttttcaacttttttttaaaaaaaaacttagagAGGAAAATGCTCAATCGGAAGATGGGTTCTTCCTTGCCTGGCACAGTGACATCCTAACTTATCACTCCACTCAGGGTGCACCAGGCTGGGAAACCTCTGCATGGGCACGTTCTCAGGTAGTTGCACAGATCAACATATTCTTTATCTACTCATTCTGCACACTTTGGGCTTTCTAAAATTACTAATTCTGCACATATTGGAGAGGGACACAAGGACTGTATCATCCAGTGGTCTGTAAATCTCAGACCGTtgctcttcccccagctccagcctgagccaAGAACGTTTTGATGAAGGAATAGCCCAGCCTGCCCGTCTGGGAGAGGGTTCTGGGGGTGAAGGCATGGTGCAACTCCCCAGGAATTGCCTCCTGcctcccactgtccctgctgcagtgccacaCAACGTGCATGTGGATCTGTGTACACTGGAAATTCAGGCTGTGTGAGCCGTCACAGCAGTCAGGCAGCTGGCTGGTGAGGACATGGGTACCCTCTTGTGTGGGGGGACAGGGGAAGGCTCTGTCCAGGACCTGCCTGGGTGCTGCTCCTACTGACCTGTTCATCAgaggcaggaggctgctgaCAGGTGAAGCTGGCACTGCCAAAAGTGAGTGCCTGCCAccacaggagggacagcaggggctggagagcTCATCAGGTGCCCTCCCCATGCTGAcaaatccaggctggatggaacGTGGAACTCCAGGGCTGTGGAGCAACCACAGCAATGTGCAGAGGAATGACACTGGCTTTCACCCTGGTGTGGAGTGATGCGGCAGTCAGCAAACACAGCCATAGTTTGGAGATGCCAGATTTAATCCATTTGTCTTCAGACATCCTGCACACCAAGGAATAGGAAGATATGGGAGGAGAATCTCCCTGGCCCCCTTGAACTGCAGAGGAATGAGCCTGGAAAGAGCCTCCACCTTGCTTGacccttttcctccctctctcacCTGCACTGAAGGGGATTTGTCATGCTAACTCCAGACTGAGCAGGTGTTACCCTGTGCACAGGGTACAGAGCAGGTACACACACCTCTGCCCAGGCAGACAAGGCCAGAAAGGCTGgaaggggagcagagaggagacaCAGATGCCACCAGTGCCAGTCGGGTTCCCGTCCTTTCCTCGGGAGATGGGAGGGACCCTTGTGGTGGTGACATAGGAGGCAGCCAGAGACGCAGCTCTGCTCATGCAGGAGCTCAGATGTGCTCTGTACCCACCCGGGgaactgctcctgcaggaggaggtgcTTCTCCTCACCAAGCCACTGCATCCATACTCCCTCAGGTGAGCGGAGCAGGTAGCCTGGAGCATTTAGCCCTGGGATGTGGGGTCCTGAGCACTGGGCACAGCCAAGGCCCAGTGTGAGGGGATGGCTGAACTGAGGGAACAGGTAACAACACAGGATTCATTTATCTTGGAAAGATCTGGATGCCTCTAttggaggcagcagagcagccacagcctgccCACACCATCCAGGAGCCCTGGGGGTCAGCACCAGGTTCCCCCCGCAGCAGTGCAGGACAGGGACCAggtgcagccctgccctctcACCCCTCACCTGCACAGCCAAGAGCAGAGACTGGATGGCACCTGGGTCCTTTAGTAAGCTGTCCCCAGATGCTGTCCTATGTTCCATGTCTCTGCCATGCCCCAGGTGCTGCCTGCTTTGTCTTACCTGCGTGAGGAGAAGCCCGTGTGTCCTCGATGCTGTAAGCGCAGCAGAAGCTTTTAACCCTGCAGGGGCCCTGGGGAGAGGCTGTTCAGTGACAGAGCGAGGAGCAGCACTCACAAGCCTGCACCAGTGGGATCTGAGCCCATGGGACCAAACCCTTCTGACACAGGACCCACGCTGACCTTCTGCCAAGCTGTGCCAGGTGCAGACCAGTGCTGGACTCCACTCCAGCCTTGCAGTTCTTAGgcccctgggctgcagcacctggccatgggaggaggctgctggaggggatgggagctgcagctcctgggcccCAAGTCCTTGCTACAGCCCCATTTTACCTATTGCAGGGCTATGAGGTCCCTGCACCCACCATTgtcagcagagaggagcagtgaTGGGGGCTGGCCTTTGGCCAAACTTGCAGGAGCACAGAGTGAGGTGGCTGCATGGCACCCACACTCCCTGTACCCTCACCACCTGCACTAACCATGCCCACTCAGCCCAATGCACAGCTCCCTGGAGGAGATGATGTGGTCCAGAGGCCTGGGAGAGGACTTGGACAGGTGGGACAGAGCCCTGGCAGTGGCACTGACTGGACACAGAAGGCACCAAGCAGTGCCCAGTGTGTTTGAAGGTCCCAGCAACGAGATTgctccagctcaggctgggTGAACACTGCCTgctcagagcctgcagctgTTCCTGCTAGAAGGAGTGAGTTTAGCTGGAGTTCACTGTGTAGTGCCATGGAAATGTAAAGTGGGAACCCCAGGAAAGAAGGACTGCCACGGGGAGTGAATCTAGAGGTTGAAAGAGTGATGTTTTTGCAGCAGGGAAACCGTATTGCTTCACTTTGGTGTCCTTCAGCTTCTGCTCTTGGTGATAGGGCAGTAGGAGATGGTCCAAGCATAAACTGTGGATCTGGAATGCCAAGAGGTGTGAGGTTGAACAGTAACAGCAtctgggaagcagggaaagtGTAGGCTACAACCCTAGATGGGGATGAATGCCCTGTGTGGAAATCCAACACAGGTACCACGGGAagggcagcctctgccagaGGAAATGTGGGTCAGAGGGTGtcaggggctggaaaagcagcaagtgGTAAAACAAGAGCAGCTGTGactggctgtgtgtgtgtgtggctgtaAATCTGTGTCCTGTGTGAACATAGAACAGTGACTCCGGGCTCTGCCTGTTTTGAGCAGCTCTCAGGCAGGGCATcagctggcaggagagaggggCCTTTTTCACTCATCTGCTTGGAGTTTACAAAATTACACCTTTTTCTTGTGGCAATGCTGAGCATTTCCTTATTTCAAACAGAAACTTGGTGCCATGGCATTCCAATACAACCTGGCCACCCTCCCAAGGTTTTAGGGAAGGCACATGCTGGCAGCACTAGGAGAAACCCCCTCTCACTTTGATATTTGAAAAGGGACTTTTCTGAGACCACCAATACTGAAATCTCCCAGATTCAGAAATCTTCCAGAAACTTCAGTTCTGTTAGTCTATGTCTTCAGAACAGCCTTTTAGGATAAGAAATATCATTGTGTCCCTCTCTGGTCTCCTGATGGATATCAAACCTGGCCAGTGGTGTCCAGCAGTAAATAAAATCTCCATGAACTTGTGAAATGTTAGGGAGTTGTTTTTTAAACCAAGTACCTCAAATTGGTGGTGCAGCCTTCAGGATTGGGCCCAGATCCCCATAAATACTTGtcacttctgaaaatcagattCTTAACTTACCTTCTCCAAGCACGTGCTGTACCTCCCAAACCCAACTGCACTGTTTTAATACCAGGAACTTCTCCCAGTTCTGTTTCCCTGCTTGTATTAAGGGATGCACCCTCCTACTCAAGAATTCTTTCTCCAGCAGAAACCACTGTCACTCCTGTCACAgatccctgcagcagcactgccagctggtCCTGGACTCCACATGGGTACAAATGCTTCCTTTGAGGATGGGGACAAGACAATGGTGGAATTTGTCTGGATTTTGCCTgccactcctcctcctccctccatgCCCCACTGTAATGAGTGTGGCACTGGTTTTGGGATAACCTCCCTATAGGGACTGGCAAATGTCCccaaagccattccccttgCTGGCAGAATCCACTCAGAacttccagcccctgccctcaGCGTGGGGCTCCAGCCCGAGCCTTTCTGGGGATTCTTCACTGGCCTCTCCTGAGATTGTTGCTGTGCTTTTTTCTCAGGAGCACTGGATACAGGACCTggcatttgtcttttttaactTTGCCACTTCCTTCTGGCTCCATTTCCAGTCTGTCCATGTCCTTCTGGCCCTACCCTGGAGCATTGGTCCCCTTGACCTGTGTCACTCACAGCCCTGACAGGAGAACACTGTTACCtctttcctgcagctgatgAGGATGTTCCACAGGACATGTGCCAAGACAGACACTGGTGACACTCCACTTGTCCCTGCCCTCAGGGTAGAGCGTGACCTCTTCACACCACCCTCGGGACCTGCTGGTCCGGGCAggtgctgctttccctgccaTTGCTGCAGGTCTGACCTGTGCCCACTGAGTGCCCTCCTGGCCctcatccctgctctcctccctgctgctgcccaggcagccTCTGGGCCCAGGATCCCGCAGCCACACCTGGCTCAGGAGCTCTGTGGGTTGTTAATAGCCACGATCCTCCCTGATGCTGCAAGACTTTCATGCTCAGGTTCTTCCCCTCAGTGCTTCCAGCTGCTTCAGAATCAGTTCTGAGGGCACCAAAACCGTCCTGCCCTGCAGGTGCCACCCAGACTGCAGTTCCAACAGACTTCATACAACCTACAGCTTGtgcttttgtgttcttttctcCTCAGGCTgggcttccccatccctggaagtgtccaagaccaggctggatggggcttgaagcCACCTGGTCTAGCAGAagatgtctctgcccatggcaggaggtggaactgGAGGAGCTTTAAGGTTCCTCTCAACACAAATCAATCTGACACTTTGTGGTTCTAGCACCACCTTTTAAACTCTCCATGGGCACTCTTCTGTAGGATCTTCTCCTAAGTCCCACTgttggagagaggaaaaggatgCCCTGAGCACAGTCAGCAGTTGTCTCGTGTTACTGGGGAGAGGTGATGGCTACAGACTCTCCTCACAACTGCATGGTGACCAGAGAGACAACTTGGACAAGCTGGAACAGGAGATATCCTCACTGGATCTCAGGGAAAAACCCTTTTGGGCACTGGATAAAGGCCCTGAGAGAGCCTGGACTCTGACCTTGGAGATTCTGAGCACTCACCTGGCCACAGATGAGCACACTCACAGCCTGAGccacctctgctccagggcCTGCTCAGAGCATGGCTTCGACCAGCAGACCCTGTCCACCAGCACAAGTCTAATGCTGGAATGAAACCCTCACCAGGCTTTCCAAAAAGAGTATTTCAGGGGTTTCTCCCAAAGACTTCCTCAGGATTCCTTCAGGAATTTTCAAAttccttcaggatttttttattttttaaaaatttatttaaaattatttttagctaaATTGTCAGGGCCACCTGTTACCAGAACCAGGCAAGGAATAAGAATAAGCTAAATTTGGCATTTCCACTTTGGCCTATCCAAGACAGGACAACAGCCTGTCACATCACATCTTGTGGGAGAGGTTGTAGATTCCTGCCAGACTCCTCTCCCAACACCTGACAAGGAGATTTTTGTCTGAAGAAAACTGTACTGTTTCAAGCTTTTTTCCCAGTGTAATTTGTACTTGTTTTTAAGAAGACTGGGAAAGAAGGGTTGCAATGTTATGGTCTAACCAATGACTGGATTTACATGTATTTGTAGTGTGCTGATGTTTGCAGAAGCCCAAACACTGCACTCACAACACATGAAGTGAGTGACCTGTTACCCTGAGGTCCaacacctgcagcagcctggaacTGGAAAGTGTTCTCCCAGCCACttgtgctgagccctggggtCTTCCTGGCCACCTTGTGCTCAGAAAGCACCAAGGAAAGGCTCTCCTGTCACCACTGGGAAGCACCTTTGCCTCCCAGTTGCTCATGGTCCTTCCTGGGCAGTTGTGGCACCTGCTGCCTCTCTCCTTCTTGcctcagctctgtccccagctgcaAGAGCCAGCCCTGAGGTCTCCAGTTCAGGTGTGggcaccagctctgcccctgAGGCCAATTAGTGCACTTCCAGCAGGAGGCTGAAGCTGGAGAGAGAAGTTCCTGTGTTCCCAGTTTGCCCACTTGGTCCCATTCCCCACAGACTCCCATCTGTGAGGAACAGGCTACAGGAGCTCCAGTGCCAATTACAAAAGCCCAGAGCACTTCATTTGCTCACCTGGCATGTTTGTGAAGGTGTAAACAAGGCCCACAGTGGGCTGGGAAAAGTTCTGGGCTGGGAAAAGTTAAAGGCAGCCACTTTATTCACAGCTGCTGGAATCATCCAGCATCCACTTGGAGTGAGAAGGCCCAAGTCTGCACAGACACACCACCTTTGAAATATCTGTGGACAGGATGCACACGTGAAACTcttgaagtaaaataaaaagagaaaacagtaagtaattgtaaaacaataaaaattgtaaaacaGTAAGTAATtgtaaaacagtaaaaattgGCCAGTGCTTTGACAGGCTCTGGGAAATATTTGGGTGACAGGAAACACtttgaaaacatctgtttttgCAACAAAAAATACACTGTTGAGATTCTAGGACTATTTGCAATCCTGGTTGTACCTCCTGCCCAAATTCTTGCTTGCTAGCCCAAGCCACGCTAGCTACATCCCACAGTAGGCAGGAGCAGTTGTTGCACCACTGCAAACCTCATACATAACTTGTGTCATTCTGCTGCCTCTTGGTCCTGTGCTGATTCCTAACTTCCAAATCCTAACTTTTTACTAACCAATTTACAATTTATTGCTAACCAATTTAGCACAAttcatctcatttttctctccttgctgcccctttcccatccctgaTCTGTGAGTACAGACCAAGCTGAAACCAGAGACCTGGGCCTTGCCTCAGGCTTATTCTTCTCTGCCACAGATTTTTGGTTGCTTTATTTGACCTCCAAACTTTGTGTTGCAAAATAACAAAGACAATTTTCTGAATGCTGCTTCAGCTTAGTTTTGTGATAGATGATGCTGCCACAATCTCACATCTGtagtttttctgttgttctccTTCTGTCCAATGCTTAAAGTTCTCCTGCCTGTTCTCCCTGTGCAGGGAGCCAGTACCCAGGGATCAGACTGGAAAATACTGaaccacagctgctgcttcatgcAGAACTGCTCCAGGAttgcacagacaccccaacacTGCTGTTAGCATAACTCATCCCTCCCACTGCTTCCAGAACTCTCCTTGCACTCTGGGAAGGGTGGATTTCTAAAGAGCTTCCATAGAACATGTATATGTCCTCTGGAAAGGATCAGCACAGCCCcacattaaatttaaatgttcagctccagcagcagcagcagcagctttgcacTGATGGATTTTAACtttccctgggtgctgtgggagATCCAGAAACCATGTTGTGTTTATCTGTAACATTTTATCTGGAAGGCAGGGGAGCATTAATGAGGCAATCTAACAAAAGCACTCAATGTCGTGTGTGAATGG
This Parus major isolate Abel unplaced genomic scaffold, Parus_major1.1 Scaffold305, whole genome shotgun sequence DNA region includes the following protein-coding sequences:
- the LOC107198764 gene encoding olfactory receptor 5V1-like; translated protein: MNQTQVMEFVLLGFPHSRPFFFALFLTIYLATLLGNSAILSLVSLDPHLHSPMYFFLSHLSCLDLCYSSVTVPKILANTLRPQATISYGGCLAQMFLLMWCAGAECALLALMAYDRYVAVCQPLHYAQALSHSTCAAAAAACWLWGLLDSAVHTLLATRLSFCGAAQLQHIFCDVPPLLGATCSNTRPNELALHVSSIFVGLSPFLFVVISYLCILATILGMPLATSRRKAFSTCSAHLLVVTLYFMTANLNYNRPSSGYSPAADVLVSVLYCIITPMLNPLIYSLRNQEVWGALRKVVRVAGTAGSAGNNA